The genomic DNA GAGTTCCTGCCCCAAAAGCTAAATGTGGATTCGGACTCCGTGTAATATCAAACTGATTCGGCTCGGAAAACTTTTTAGGATCTCGATTTGCTGCACCTAGGACGATATATATTTGCTCCCCTCTTTTGAACAAAGCATTTCCAACCATAATATTTTCAGCTGCATATCTTGCTGTTATTTGTGTTGGACTTTCAAATCGTAAACACTCTTCAATCGCTGAATGAATAAAGGAAGGGTTTTGTTTAAGCAAATGCATCTGCTCTTGGTGTGTTAACAATGTAAGGATTGAATTAGCAATTAGGTTAACAGTCGTTTCGTGTCCTGCAATCAATAGTAAAATCAAAGAGGACATGATTTCATCTTCAGTTAACGATGTATTTTGGGCTAATTGACTGATTACGTCTTCCTTTGGCATTTGTTTGCGTTTTAATAATAAATCACGAAAATACTCCTTAACTTGTTGGGCAATTTCATTCCCTTTATACAATGTGTGATTCGTCCGAGTTAAATCAATAACCCCTAGTAATTGATTCGTCCAGCTGCGAACTTTGTGGCGATCTTCCTTTGGAATCCCAAGGATTTCAGCAATGATCATACTCGGCAATGGAAAAGCAAAATCTTGTATGACATCCATTGTTCCAATTGACTTAACAGAATTTAATAAATCGTCAACCGTTTTTTCAATGAGCGGTTTCAATTGTAAGATTGCTTGCTGGGCAAAAGTCTCTTGAAACATCGAGCGCAATCTTGTATGGTCAGGTGGATTTTTATAAAGCATCATTTCATTTTGAATATATTTTAAATCTTTGAATTTATGCGTATTTCTTGGTAGAGGTTTACGTACTCGGAAGCGTTGATCCTTTAATATGTTAATTGCTTCTTCATATCCAGTTATAAACCAACCTTTATGAGTAATAGAAGAAAGCCAATATATAGGTTGTTGCTCCCGCAATTGATCATAAAATGGATAGGGATTTTGGATCCATTCTTTTGACAAAATCGAAAAATCATTTTGGTTGCGTAACGTATTATGTGTCATAAGCACTCTCCTCTATAAGTTAACTAAAACGTTTGTTAAGTTAACTTATATTTTAACATATTTTAGATATTATTCAGCTTTTTTTCTCATTTAGTTAGGCTCTTTTCTGAAAGTTTGTTGCTTTACCATAGCTTTTCGACTGTCCAGGCGAGCCTTTCATTTCGTCCATAGCGAATACTATGTAATCCAATTAACGAGGAAGTTCATTTAGTATATAGCAGAAAAATACATGAATTGCTCACTTTTTAATTACGTGCTAAACTTTGAAAAGTATTGATGTATATTTTCATATGTTAGAGGTGAGGATATGGGAAAGGATTTAGAAAAAGCGACATTTGCTGGCGGCTGCTTTTGGTGTATGGTGAAACCATTCGACCAATGGGATGGTATACATAAAGTTGTTTCCGGATATTCGGGAGGAGATATTGAAAATCCAACCTATAAAGATGTGAAATCAGGAAAATCCGGACATTATGAAGTTGTCCAAATTACGTTTGATCCAGAGGTATTTCCTTATGAGAAGCTATTAGAAATTTATTGGCAGCAAATTGATCCAACCGATGACGGCGGTCAATTCCATGACCGTGGAGATCAGTATCGGACTGCGATTTTTTATCATAATAAAGAGCAAAAGGAAAAAGCAGAAAAATCAAAGCAGCAGCTTGAAAAAAGCGGTAAGTTTAACAAGCCAATTGTGACGAAAATATTGCCTGCCGCTCCGTTTTATCCTGCTGAAGAATATCATCAAGATTATTATAAAAAGAATCCAGCAGCTTATCAGAAAGAAAGAGCAGAATCAGGTCGTGATGACTTTATTCAAAAGCATTGGAAAGAATGAAAAGCCGATTTCTAGATGAATCGGCTCCTTCAGAAAGATTCTTCTTTTTCTTATCTATGTTGTGACACGTTTGTTTACAAGGAAATTATCTTGTATAAGCAGCCAATTTTGCGGAAATTCTCCCCCTAATACCCAGTAGAAAAATCCTCTTATCCCTAACTCCTTAACTAGATCGAATTTAGCTTGAATACTTCTGGCATCCTCAAACCATACAACATGTCTAGCTCCATTTTCATCAGTATAATAAAAATATGGAGCTTGTGATACAGGGTCATATTGAATGCTTTGATTATAACGAAGAGCTAACTTAATGGCTTCTTGAGGACTAATCGATTTCGCCCATTGCCCACCTGGTACATAAGGAAGTGTCCAATCATATCCGTAAAGCGGAATCCCCATCATGATTTTATTTTTCGGAACTCTTGAAATGGCATATTCCATCACCTTTCGAACCTCATTTATTGGTGAAACAGCCATTGGCGGCCCACCAGACCAACCCCATTCATAGGTCATAAAGAAAATAAAGTCAACAATCTCACCTTGGGCTCTGTAGTCATGCCCTTCATATAAAATACCTTTTTGATCATCTCTAATTTTTGGCGCTAAGGCAGATGTAAGTAAATATCCTTTTTCTTTTAATCTTGCTCGTGCTTTTCTCAAAAATGAATGATACCTTTCCCTATTTTCTCTTCCTAAATATTCAAAATCAAAATCTAGACCAAGATACCCTTTTTCCTCCATAATGCGAATAGCTTCATCAAGAATTTTGTCTTGTAAACTAGGGTTTGTTAGTACGCTAGTGGCTAATTCACGGCTAAAAGTTCCTTCTTCAAAATTCGTTAAAACCATTAAGGGTGTCACGCGGTCTCGGTAGGCAGCATTAATTGTTGACTGATCGTCAACAGGAGTCAATGTTCCATTTCGGTTTACCGCATAACTAAAAATAGCTAAATACGTTAAATGCTCCCCGACATCATCAACAATTTGGGGTGATTGAGCACCAGACATGCGAATGTCAATATAAGCATTTACATCTACACTTGGACGAGCCTGTTGTGGAATATATAATCGAAAACCAACTGGAATCATTTGCGGATCAGATATTCTGTTTATTCTAATTAATTCATTTGAGGGTACATTGTATCGACGGCTAATCGTGTATATCGTTTCCCCTGGTGCAACCCAATGGTATCGACCCAATATAGGAATAACAATCGTTTGACCAACTACTAATTGACTTGGATTTTGAATTTTATTTGTTTGGATTAGTTGATCCGTTGACACATTGTAAAGCTGTGAAATTCGCCAAAGTGTATCCCCCGGTTTGACGACATGTATTTGCAAAGTATCTCTCCCCTTTTTGTGAAGCAAATCACTATCATTATTGTATTCACCAAGGTCTTCCGCTATGAAAATAAATTTCAGCCATCTAAGCAATTATTATTTATTTTTGGATCTTTCGTAAAAGATTGTTGCTTTACTATAGTTTTCCGACGGTCAAAAGCAAGCGATACGCTTGCAATGGCACTTACAAGTGTGACGTGAACCGAGCAAAAATCGATGGTCGAACAACTGTGATTTGTCCAACCATGTGCTGCTTTTTTCGGTTCATGGACAGTCGGAAAGCAACAAAATTTACGAAAACAGCATTATTTATAAAAAAACCGCCCATTTGGACGGTCAAATTGTTGGATATGATGTCGTTATTATTTTTTTCATACTTATGGAAGAAATAACAAAAAGATCTCGTCGATATTCCCGGTCTGCAAATATCACATTGTAGCTCTTTGCTTCTGATAGGGGTAAAAAAATTACCCTTCTGGTGTAAACTTCCGGTTAGCCAATTCACGATCGAGCAAAAACATACCGTTTGTATCGTTATTGATTCGTTTTAACTGAACGATGATATTATCAAACATGGCTTCTTCCTCGATTTGTTCATCTATATACCATTTTAAGAAATGAATCGTTCCGTGATCTCGTTCATCAAGGGCTAAGTCAGATAAAGCATAAATACGTTTTGTCACTTCTTTTTCATGAAGATAAGCTGACTCAAAGCAGTCTGTAATCGATTGAAATTCATTGTTTGGAGATTTGCATCCTGTAATGAAAGCTCTTTCGCCAATATTGTTTAAGTAATGGAATATTTTCATAGCATGAAAACGTTCTTCTTCTGCTTGTACTAAAAAGAAATTAGCAAATCCATCCCAGTTTTCTGCTTGGCAATAGGCAGCCATCGCTAAATAAATATTGGCTGATTCAAATTCAAAGTTCATTTGTTCGACTAGTCCTTCAACAAGTTTTTTACTAGGCATGTTGTAATCCCCTCTCTATTTCGGATGTCGTCAATGATTTTTTTCCTTATAAGCGTAACATATATTATTCAACACATTTCGAGTGAATTTGTCAAAAATTTGATACAATTATATCATAAGGCACAACTGTTGATTATCTATTATTTTACTTAAACATACAGAATCGTATGGCAGAAAAGCTAGAAATAGAGCCATCTCAACTGGTTATTATTGGTTAATCAACACTCCTGATTATAAGGTTCTATTTGTGGCAAAGAACATAGTCCATGTTCAAAACTGTCTTGCCCGTTAATTACCGAGTATGAGGGGATGACTATCCCCCGATCTCTAACACCACCGTACGTACGATGCCTTTAAGGAGGTTCAATCAAATAAATGACGATTTCTTACATATTATGGATTATTTTTTCATTTATTTAGTGAAAAAGTTTATTACTCTAGGCTTGATATCCGCTAATTAAGCTACTTTTAATTAAGGGCCGTGAATAATGTAGTATTATAATATATTGATAGGTTCCTGCACACCTACTGTACAGGAACCTGCTTTTAATTTTATTTTACTAATTGTTCTTTTAAAGCTCTCCGTAAAATTTTCCCTGTTGTATTTTTTGGAAGTTCATCTAAAAATTCAATCAAGCTAGGTATTTTGTATTTAGCCAATTTTTCTTTACAGTAGTCTACTAATTGTCCCTCAGTTAAATCCGGATTTTTCTTCACGACAAAAGCTTTGACGGCCTCTCCAAATTCAGGATCTGGAACACCAACAACTGCTGCTTCCACGACATCTGGATGATTATATAATACTTCTTCAACTTCTCTAGGATATACGTTATAGCCTCCGACGATAATTAAATCCTTTTTTCGATCAACGATATAAAAATATCCTTCTTCATCCATTTTGGCTAAATCTCCTGTATAAAGCCAACCATTTCGTAAAGTATGAGACGTTTCTTCCGGCATTTTATAATATCCTTTCATCACATTAGGACCACGTACGATCAATTCTCCTACTTCACCTGGTGGTAGCTCCTCCCCAAGTTCATTGACGACTTTGTTTACAACATTGGTTATGTTTGTACCAATAGAACCTGGTTTGCGTGGGCGATCTAGTGGATTAAAACAGGTTACGGGTGAAGCTTCTGATAGACCATAACCTTCTGAAATAATGACATTAAACTTTTTCTCAAAATCTTGTAACAGGGCAACAGGCATTGAAGCACCGCCAGAAATACATAGTCTAAGCGATTGTAAATCACCTGCTTTTCCAACTTCATATTGAAGCAGGAAGCTATACATCGTCGGAACACCAGCAAAAACAGTTGCTTTATAATTGCGTACAACTTGGAATATTTCAGATGGACTAAATTTTGGAACAATAATGACGGTAGCACCTGTCATGAGTGGAGCATTTAGCGCTACAGTTAGACAAAAGACGTGGAACATTGGAAGCGTTGCAATTACCTTGTCTTGATGGTTCATTTGTAAATATAAGCCTGTATCCATTGCATTGCTGTATATATTTCGATGAGTAAGCATGGCTCCCTTTGGTTTACCTGTTGTACCAGAGGTGTATAAAATGACCGCAACATCATCATCAGAAAGTGTGGGACCTTCAAATTTTGAATTTCCCTCATTAATCATATTTGTAAACGTTTGCGTTTTTTCTTTTAAAAATGGAAATTGTCCAATGTCTAATTCTCGTTCGGGTGTTGGGCAAGCAATGATCTGAGTGAATTCCGGAAGGCGTTCATTTAATTTTTCTAATAATGGAAGAAGTTTATCTAAAGCAATAACTAATTTTACATCTCCATTATTTAAAATGTATTCAATCTCATTTTGTGTGTACATTGGATTGATCGGAATTACGGTGGCACCAGCTTTTAACGAGCCATAAAGAGAAATGACAAACTGAGGTGAGTTTCCTAGAAGAAGTGCAACATGGTCCCCTTTTTTGATTCCTAACTGATTTAAACGTTCGGCAAATCGATTAATATAAATCCCTAATTCCCCATAGGTAGTTGGTTGATTTTGAAATATGTAAGCATTTTTCTCTGGGTGCATTCTTGTAATCTCATTTAATCTTTTTACTAGATTCAAATTATCTCACCCCTTAAATGAATGAATAATCATTCATATTATTTGAATTTTCTAAAATTATTATATTATATGAAAATAAATGATGCAATCATTATATTGGCTTCGATTGAGTCAAGATAGCTCACTCCCCTTTTTGTAAATCGTCTATTGTTTTATTAGGAATTTCCAATTTTCCTTTTAGTAAATGGGTTGCGATTTTGAAAAAGAAGGAAGTTTTACATCTTCTCTCCAAATAGGTTCATGTTCTTTCGGCACTTTAAATTCTGGCATGAACATTCCTCCTCTTTACTCTACATTCCATTATTTGCATATCTTAAAGAGTATATATGTATCGAAAAGGAAAAAACTTCAACTCGTGATGAGTTGAAGTTTTTGTGGGAAAGAATGAATCAATATGAATGCATTATTTGGAGAAGAATCCTCTAAAGGCGAAGGCGACGTTCTGAGGTCTTTCCGCTAAGCGACGCATGAAATAACCGAACCAATCATTCCCGAATGGAATGTAAATTCGCACTTTGTATCCTTCTTTGACAAGGCTAAGCTGCAATTCTGTTCTGAAGCCATATAGCATTTGAAACTCAAATTGAGAATTTGGAATGTTATGCTCTTTTACAAACTCTTTTACTTTCGCAATAATGTTATGATCGTGTGTCGCAATGGCTGTGTAGCTGCCACTAAATAAATGTTCTTTTATAATTTTCAAGTAGTTTTCATCAACATCTTTTTTATCTTGATAGGCAACCTCAGGTGATTCTTTATAAGCGCCTTTTACGAGTCGTAATGGAACCCCTTTTAAATCCTTCACATCTTGATATGCTCTAAATAAATAAGCTTGTATAACGGTACCAACATTGTTATATGTTTCACGTAGCTCACGTAAAATATCAAGAGTCACTTGACAATGGGAGTAATCCTCCATATCAATACGAACAAAAATATTATATTTCTTTGCTGTTTCTAAAATCTTTTTCATATTGTCTACACAAAATTGTTTATCAATATCTAACCCAAGCTGTGTTAGTTTAACAGATAATCCGCTTTTAACACCAGATATTGAAATCGCTTCCAATGTTTTAATACAATAATCAGTCGCTTCCATCGCTTCTTCACGACTTGTCACAAATTCTCCTAAATGGTCTAATGTAGCAACAAGACCTTTTTCATTTAATTTTTTTACAGCTTCAATAGCTGATTCAATCGTCTCACCAGCAACTACTTGGGAAGCTCCAAACTTTAGCCCCCACTTTCGAGCAGCTTTATTTAAAGTTTTACTTTGAGATAAGGCCATAAAAAAGTTTTTGGAAATCGTTTCGAACATGTAAAACCCTCCGATGACATTTTTAGAAAATGAGGCAACAGATTGTTGCCCCGTCCCGCATATTGATTAAAGCATTTCCGATGTTGTTTTCGCCTGCATGTGAAGAAGTAAGTAGTCAGGGCCACCTGCTTTAGAGTCTGTACCAGACATGTTAAATCCACCAAATGGTTGGTATCCTACAATCGCTCCTGTACAACCGCGGTTAAAGTATAAGTTACCAACATGGAAGTCTTCACGCGCTTTTTCAATGTGTGAACGGTTGTTGGAAATAACCGCACCTGTTAAGCCGTATTCTGTGTTGTTGGCAATTTCAATTGCTTCATCAAAGTCTTTTGCTTTAGTGAACGCGACAACTGGTCCGAAAATTTCTTCTTGCATTATGCGGGCGTTCGGATCGACATCAGCAAATACAGTCGGTTCAATAAAGAACCCTTTGGAATTGTCTCCTTTTCCGCCAACTATTAGTCTCCCTTCTTCTTTTCCAATTTCAATATAATCAAGAATTTTGTTGAAGGCAGATTGATCGATCACCGGTCCCATATAAGTTGATGGATTAGCTGGGTCACCAACTGAAAGCCCTTTCGTTAATTCAACGACACGGTTTAACACTTGATCATACACTTCTTCGAGTACGACTGCACGAGAGCATGCGGAACATTTTTGACCAGAGAATCCGAAAGCAGAAGCAACGATGGATTGAGCTGCTAGTTCAAGGTCTGCTTCTTTATCGACAACGATGGTGTCTTTTCCACCCATTTCGGCAATGACACGCTTTAACCATTTTTGGCCTGGGTTTACTTTTGCTGCACGCTCGTAAATACGAACCCCTACTTCACGTGAACCTGTGAAGGAAATAAAGCGTGTACGAGGGTGATCGACTAAGTAGTCGCCAACTTCAGCACCGCTACCTGGAATATAGTTCACAACCCCTTTTGGAAGCCCTGCTTCTTCTAATACTTCCACAAACTTTGCTGCCACAACTGGTGTTAAAGAAGCTGGCTTTAATAAAACGGTATTTCCTGTAACTAATGCTGCAACCGTTGTACCTGCCATAATCGCAAAGGCGAAGTTCCATGGTGGAATTACAACGCCAACACCAAGTGGAATATAGTGATAGCGGTTAAATTCTCCTGGACGACTATTTACGTTTACACCGTCTTTGATTTCTAACATTTGACGTCCATAATACTCCATAAAGTCGATCGCTTCAGCTGTATCGGCATCTGCTTCTTTCCATGGCTTACCTGCTTCTTTCACAAGTAAAGCAGAAAACTCATGCTTGCGACGACGAACGATCGCAGCAGCGCGGAATAATATATCAGCCCGGACTTCTGGTTTCACCTTACTCCATGTTTTAAACGTGTCATCTGCCACTCGCATGGCTTTTTCAGCTAATTCTTTATTTGCTTTCGAAACGCGTCCGACAACCTCCTCTTTATTCGCTGGGTTTACGGATACGATTTTTTCTTCTGTCGTAATACGATCGCCACCAATAATAAGTGGATACTCTTGTCCTAAATACGTTTCAACTTTCTTTAGCCCTTCTTCAAACGCCTTCTTGTTTTGTTCAACCGTAAAATCAGTAAAAGGTTCATGTTTGTAAGGAATCATATTTCTCCCTCCTATTTTTTCTCTCACTTCTTAATATGCAATATTTGTGCCAAAAATAAATATTAAAAAAATGGTGAGTTTTTTGTTAAAAGTGTATAATAGACGTGTACAAAATTGTAAATATACTTTTACATATTTACAATTTTGTAAATATATTTGTAAAGGTGATGAATATGATGCATCTTAACCTTTCTTTGAAAGCGCTATCTTTACCTTTAGATAACACTCATAAAGTTAAACATATGAAATTCGTTCCTAAAAATGATCATTTATCAGATTTAGAACACTTATTAGATGGACAAGATCTTGCTTTAGTTGATGAACAAGGAAATGTTATAGGTTGGGTTCCATATACAAGAATAGCCGATGTGCTATTAAAACAATGGAAAATCTTATCCTCTTTTTACGAAACATTGTTAAAAGCAGTAGATGATGCGATTACAGTGGTCGATAAAAATGGAACGATTATCTCTTGGAACCCAAAAGCTGAAGAGCTTTATCAATGTAGACAACAAGAAAGTGTTGGGAAACATATCACAAGCTTATTTAAAGAAGAATCCGTCGTTTTAATGTCAGCATTAAAAGATGGTAAATCTGTTGTAAGACAATATAATCAGCCTAAGTCAGATGTCCACGTATTAATTAATACACAGCCTGTTTATTTAAAGGATAAAATTGTTGGCGGTATTTCGGTTGAACGAGACATTAGTGATATCGTGAAATTAAATGAAGAACTTTTATCAACGACCGCTTATATACAGCATTTAGAAAGCCAAATGAAATCAGATGAAAAACATGACCCTTTTCATAAAATTAAAGGAAGAAGCCCTGCTTTAATGAATGCGATCCATTTAGCGAAAAAGGTTGCTTCAACTGATGCTCCTGTATTAATTACAGGAGAAAGTGGTGTCGGAAAAGAATTGTTCTCTCAGGCAATTCACCAAGCAAGCGAAAGAAAAGAGCATCCTTTTGTTGCGATTAACTGCGGTGCCATTCCAGCAGCCCTTTTTGAAAGTGAATTGTTCGGTTATGAAAAAGGTGCCTTTACTGGTGCTGTAAAAGAAGGAAAGAAAGGAAAGTTCGATGCGGCAAAAGGAGGGACATTATTTTTAGATGAAATTGGCGAAATGCCGCTTGATTTGCAAGTAAAACTTTTGCGTGTACTTCAAGAGAAACAATTTTACCGAATTGGTGGGACGAAACCTATTCCAGTTGATGTACGTATTATTGCCGCAACAAATCGTGACCTTGAAAAAATGGTCTCAGAAGGAACATTCCGCCAAGATTTATATTACCGATTGAACGTCGTGTCTATCCACATTCCCCCATTAAGGGAGCGAATAGAAGATATTCCTGAGCTTATCCAGCTTTATTTAAAGGAGTTTTCTATTAAATACAAAAAACCCACTCCAACGATCGATCCTGAAGTTATGTACCGTTTTATGGAAAATTCGTGGGAAGGAAATATTCGCCAATTGCGAAATACAATTGAACGAATCATGATTCTAGTCGACGAAGAAACGATCACCCCTCACCATCTGCCAGCACCATTTAACCAAAAACCAACAATGGTAATACCTAGGTTAGAAAGAGAAGACCCTGTTCCATTGTCTCATTTATCGGAAAAAGAAAAAATTCAATATGCTTTACAAAAAACATATGGAAACAAATCCGCTGCAGCTAAGCTATTAGGGATTTCGAGGATGAGTCTTTATAATAAGTTAAAAAAATATGGGTTGTAAAGCAACAATCTTTTAGAAAAGAGCCACCATTTAAAACCACTTAAAAGAAAAGCTCCTTCCAATTGGCTTGGAAGGAGCTTGCATTTTAGATTTTCATCACACCGCCAGTACTTGCTGATGTCACAAGCTTTGAATAACGGGCTAGATATCCTGTTTTAACTTTCGGTTCGAAGCCTTTCCAGTTCGCTTTACGTTTTTCCCACTCTTCTTCATCAACGTGGACATCCATTGTCCGTTTTTCAATATCGATCACAATATAATCGCCATCTTGAACAAAAGCAAGTGGACCACCTTCTGCTGCTTCTGGTGAAGCGTGTCCGATCGATAAGCCACGGGAAGCCCCAGAGAAACGTCCGTCTGTCACAAGAGCGACTTTTGGACCAAGTCCCCGCCCGACAATTTGCGATGTCGGGGCAAGCATTTCTGGCATACCAGGTCCGCCTTTAGGTCCTTCATAGCGAATTATGACAACATGACCTTCTTTTACTTTTCCGCTTGAGATTCCTTCTAACGCTTCTTCTTGAGAGTCAAACACGATGGCTGGACCTTCATGTCTTGTAATACCGTTTTGGACCCCACCTGTTTTAATTATGGCCCCATCCGGTGCGAGATTGCCGAATAAAACAGCTAATCCGCCTGTTTCAGAATATGGGTTGTCAATTGGACGAATCACATGGTGATCTTTGACTTCACAACCGGCAATATTTTCACCCAGCGTTTTTCCTGTAACGGTCATTGTATCAAGATGGAGTGTACCTTCTTTTTTCGTTAATTCATTAAGGACCGCTGATACTCCTCCTGCTTCATGCAAGTCTTCAATATGAACGTCAGACGCTGGTGCTAGCTTC from Bacillus alveayuensis includes the following:
- a CDS encoding PAS domain S-box-containing protein (product_source=TIGR00229; cath_funfam=1.10.10.60,1.10.8.60,3.30.450.20,3.40.50.300; cog=COG3829; pfam=PF00158,PF00989,PF02954; smart=SM00091,SM00382; superfamily=46689,52540,55785; tigrfam=TIGR00229) gives rise to the protein MMHLNLSLKALSLPLDNTHKVKHMKFVPKNDHLSDLEHLLDGQDLALVDEQGNVIGWVPYTRIADVLLKQWKILSSFYETLLKAVDDAITVVDKNGTIISWNPKAEELYQCRQQESVGKHITSLFKEESVVLMSALKDGKSVVRQYNQPKSDVHVLINTQPVYLKDKIVGGISVERDISDIVKLNEELLSTTAYIQHLESQMKSDEKHDPFHKIKGRSPALMNAIHLAKKVASTDAPVLITGESGVGKELFSQAIHQASERKEHPFVAINCGAIPAALFESELFGYEKGAFTGAVKEGKKGKFDAAKGGTLFLDEIGEMPLDLQVKLLRVLQEKQFYRIGGTKPIPVDVRIIAATNRDLEKMVSEGTFRQDLYYRLNVVSIHIPPLRERIEDIPELIQLYLKEFSIKYKKPTPTIDPEVMYRFMENSWEGNIRQLRNTIERIMILVDEETITPHHLPAPFNQKPTMVIPRLEREDPVPLSHLSEKEKIQYALQKTYGNKSAAAKLLGISRMSLYNKLKKYGL